The DNA sequence CGCTCGTCGAGCTCCCGGTAGCTCAGCGTCCGGTCCCCGCACACCAGCGCGGGGGCGTCGGGGGTACGCGCGACCTGGTCCTGGAACAGCTCCGGGATGGTCTGCTCGGGCACCGTGGCGGCGGTGAGGTTGAACTGCACCAGCAGCCGGTCGCGCTCGGCGGTGTCGAGCGTGTCGAGACCGCCGATCCGCTGCCCGGCGTTGGCCACCAGGCGGCTCAGGACCCGGACGAAGCGCTCTGCCAACGCCTCGACAGTGCTCTTGTCGAACAGGTCGGTGGCGTACTCCAGACGGCACTGCGCCCCGCCCCCGGCGTTCGGGATCAGGTCGAAGAAGAGGTCGAACTTGGCGGTCGGGGTCTCCAGCCGCTCGCCATGGACTCGGAAGCCGGGGATGTGCGGCTCCGGCACCGGTGGCTGCCAGGACAGCATCACCTGGAAGAACGGGTGGTAGGCGGTGGACCGGTCCGGGTTCAGCAGCTCCACCAGCCGTTCGAACGGCAGGTCCTGGTTGTCGTACGCGGCCAGGGACCGCTCCTGCACCCGCTGCAGCAGTTCCCGGAACGTCGGATCGCCGGCCAGGTCGACGCGCAGCACCCAGGTGTTGACGAAGAACCCGACCAGGTCGCGCAGCTGTTCGTCGGTGCGGCCGGCGATCGGGACGCCGATGGGCACGTCGTCGCCGCAGCCGAGGTGGTACAGCAGCACGGCGAGCGCCGCGTGCATGGTCATCGACACCGTGGCGTTCTGCTGCGCGGAGAGCTCTTCCACGGCCGAGAGCAGGCCGGGGCTGATCGAGAACCGGACCACGTCGCCGCGCCGGCTCAGCTCCCTGGGACGCGGGCGGTCGGTGGGCAGGGCCAACGGCTGCGCCAGGTCGGCCAGGGCCTCGCGCCAGTGCGCCAGCTGCCGCGCGGCGAGGCTGTCCGGGTCGCTCTCGTCGCCGAGCACGTCCTGGTGCCAGAGCGCGTAGTCGGCGTACTGCACCGGCAGCGGCTCCCAGGCCGGGGCCCGGCCCTGGTTGCGGGCCGCGTACGCGACGGTCAGGTCGCGCAGCAGCGGCCCCATGGACTCCCCGTCCAGGGCGATGTGGTGCACCACCAGCACGAGCGTGTGATCCTCCGGGCCGGAGCGCACGAGCCGGGCCCGGACCGGGATGTCGGCGGCCAGGTCGAAGGATGCGGTCGCAGCCTCCTGAAGGGCCGCCGCCCGCTCCTGCTCCGGGCCGGCCTCGACGAGCGGAAGCTGGAAGGCCGCCTCGTCCAGGGACAGGACCCGCTGGTGCGGCAGGCCGTCGCCGTCCTCGGCGATCACGGTGCGCAGCACCTCGTGCCGGTCCAGGACGTCGTGGAACGCCGAGCGCAGCGCGTCGAGGTCGAGCTCGCCTTCCAGCCGCAGCGCGAAGGCGCTGTTGTAGGTCGGCGAGGGCCCCTCGAACCGGTCCACGAACCACAGCCGGCGCTGCGCGAACGACAACGGGATCACGGTCTCTCCAAATCCGCTGAACGAGCCGGGCGCGATGCACCACTCAGCTCTGGTCGAGTACCGCCAGGAGGTCGTCGTTGTAGAAGTCGTCGAGCGAGCAGGCGCCCGACAACGTCGACAGGTAGCGGTCGATCAGGTCTTGGTGGCCGACGAGCTTGCTCAGCATCCCGGTCCTCCGGTCGGGCTTGAGCTCGGCCACGTTGAGCGCGCCCCGGTAGGCGTCGAGGAAGTCCTTGTCCAGGTCCTGTTCGTACTTCCGCAGCGCGGCGACGAGTTCGGTCTCCTCGTGCAGCCGGTCGCCGATCCGGTCGGTGAGCGACTGGGCCTGGCGGAAGGCGTCGGTGATGCCGCGCGCGGTGATCGAGTCCTTGTGGTGCGCCGCATCGCCGACCAGCGCCCAGCCGGGCCCGGCGGCTTTGCGGAAGAAGTTCTCCTGGTGGCCCGTGCCGTACATCTGCTCGGCCCGCTTGCCCGCGGCCAGCCGCTCGTAAAGCTCCGGGGACGTGCTGCGGATCGCCTCCTGGAAGGCGGGCTCCACGGCGGTGCGGACCCGGGCGAACTCCTCCTGCGGGAAGTAGGCCATGACCAGCGTGAGGTCGTCGTTGGTGGGGATGATGCCAACCCAGCGGCCGGGGCGTTCGTAGAGCTCGAAGTGGCCCGGCAGGTCGGCCCAGTAGCTGTAGTAGGTGCAGGTCAGGCGCGGGTGCTCCACGACGTTCCGGGCGCCGACCTTGCGCGCCACCAGCGACCGCATGCCGTCCGCGCCGACCACCAGGTGCGCCCGCTCGGTGGCGGTGGCACCGCCGGGGGTGGTGTACCGCACTCCGACGACCCGGCCGTCCTCCTGGATCAGGTCGTTGACCAGGCAGCCCTCCTGGAAGTCCACCCCGGCCGCGACGGCGCCGGCGGCCAGGATCGGATCGAGCACGAACCGCCGGGGCGCGTACGTGGTCCGGTGGCCCTCGACCGGCAGCGAGAAGCCGTCGATCCGGACGCCGGGCGCCTCAT is a window from the Catenulispora sp. EB89 genome containing:
- a CDS encoding NAD(P)/FAD-dependent oxidoreductase → MYDVVVIGARCAGSPTAMLFARQGYRVLLLEKARFPQDTLSSHYIHQPGVALLDAWGLLDDLRKAGCQPIDHQSYEAPGVRIDGFSLPVEGHRTTYAPRRFVLDPILAAGAVAAGVDFQEGCLVNDLIQEDGRVVGVRYTTPGGATATERAHLVVGADGMRSLVARKVGARNVVEHPRLTCTYYSYWADLPGHFELYERPGRWVGIIPTNDDLTLVMAYFPQEEFARVRTAVEPAFQEAIRSTSPELYERLAAGKRAEQMYGTGHQENFFRKAAGPGWALVGDAAHHKDSITARGITDAFRQAQSLTDRIGDRLHEETELVAALRKYEQDLDKDFLDAYRGALNVAELKPDRRTGMLSKLVGHQDLIDRYLSTLSGACSLDDFYNDDLLAVLDQS